A stretch of Lathyrus oleraceus cultivar Zhongwan6 chromosome 6, CAAS_Psat_ZW6_1.0, whole genome shotgun sequence DNA encodes these proteins:
- the LOC127095591 gene encoding protein argonaute 10, whose amino-acid sequence MPVRQMKESSEQHIVIKTNLHNSKNASAPSSEQNHTHTSLQPRNKGRRRGRGGRKSDQEEILMRSCTVTTTSSSSNGNVGFPSSSRSLNFATRPGFGTVGTKCIVKANHFFAQLPDKDLNQYDVTITPEVSSRTVNRSIIAELVRLYKDSDLGMRLPAYDGRKSLYTAGQLPFSSKDFMIKLIDQEDGLNCPKRVKEYRVVIKFVAKANLHHLGKFLAGKRADAPQEALQILDIVLRELSTKRYCPIGRSFFSPDIRKPQRLGEGLESWCGFYQSIRPTQMGLSLNIDMASAAFIEPLPVVEFVGQLLGKDVLSRPLSDADRIKVKKGLRGVKVEVTHRGSVRRKYRVSGLTSQPTRELVFPVDENSTMKSVVEYFQEMYGFTIQYTHLPCLQVGNQKKANYLPMEACKIVEGQRYTKRLNEKQITSLLKVTCQRPRDRENDILQTVQHNAYDQDPYAKEFGINISEKPASVEARILPAPWLKYHESGKEKNCLPHVGQWNMMNKKMINGMTVNRWACINFSRGLQDSVARTFCNDLAHMCQISGMEFNLEPVIPIYNAKPEQVEKALKHVYQVSTNKTKGKELELLLAILPDNNGSLYGDLKRICETDLGIISQCCLTKHVFKISKQYLANVSLKINVKMGGRNTVLLDAVSYRIPLVSDIPTIIFGADVTHPENGEDTSPSIAAVVASQDWPEVTKYAGLVCAQAHRQELIQDLYKTWHDPVRGTVSGGMIRDLLISYRKATGQKPLRIIFYRDGVSEGQFYQVLLYELDAIRKACASLEPNYQPPVTFIIVQKRHHTRLFPNNHRDRSSTDKSGNILPGTVVDTKICHPTEFDFYLCSHAGIQGTSRPAHYHVLWDENNFTADGIQSLTNNLCYTYARCTRSVSIVPPAYYAHLAAFRARFYMEPEMQENGSTADGGNSSHSSKGTTTRAAGECGVKPLPALKDNVKRVMFYC is encoded by the exons ATGCCTGTGAGGCAGATGAAAGAAAGCTCAGAGCAACACATTGTGATCAAAACCAATTTACACAATTCTAAGAATGCTTCAGCACCATCTTCAGAACAAAACCATACACACACTTCACTTCAACCAAGGAAcaaaggaagaagaagaggaagaggTGGTAGAAAATCTGATCAAGAAGAAATTTTGATGAGATCATGTACTGTAACAACAACAAGTAGTTCTTCCAATGGAAATGTTGGTTTTCCTAGTTCAAGCAGGTCTTTGAACTTTGCTACCAGACCTGGATTTGGAACAGTTGGGACAAAATGCATTGTGAAGGCTAATCACTTCTTTGCACAGTTACCAGACAAGGACTTAAACCAATATGAT GTTACTATTACTCCTGAGGTGTCATCAAGAACAGTAAACAGATCCATTATAGCTGAGCTTGTGAGATTGTATAAAGACTCTGACTTAGGGATGAGGCTTCCTGCTTATGATGGCAGAAAAAGTCTGTACACTGCAGGCCAACTTCCCTTTTCATCGAAAGATTTTATGATTAAGCTTATAGATCAAGAGGATGGACTTAATTGCCCCAA AAGGGTAAAAGAGTACAGGGTGGTCATTAAGTTTGTTGCTAAAgcaaatttgcatcatttggGGAAGTTTCTAGCCGGTAAGCGTGCCGATGCGCCACAGGAGGCACTTCAAATTCTTGATATTGTACTAAGGGAGCTATCAACTAAGAG GTATTGTCCCATTGGAAGGTCATTCTTTTCGCCCGATATAAGAAAACCACAACGGCTCGGAGAGGGGTTGGAGTCATGGTGTGGATTTTACCAGAGTATAAGGCCTACTCAGATGGGCCTTTCCCTCAATATAG ATATGGCGTCTGCTGCATTCATCGAGCCTCTTCCAGTTGTAGAATTTGTTGGGCAGCTATTAGGGAAGGATGTGCTGTCAAGGCCATTGTCGGATGCCGATCGCATCAAG GTTAAGAAAGGTCTTAGAGGAGTTAAAGTTGAAGTAACACATAGAGGAAGTGTAAGAAGAAAATACCGTGTTTCGGGGTTAACTTCTCAACCAACAAGAGAACTTGT GTTTCCTGTTGATGAGAATTCAACTATGAAGTCGGTAGTTGAATACTTTCAAGAGATGTATGGTTTTACTATTCAATATACTCATCTTCCTTGCCTTCAAGTAGGCAACCAAAAGAAGGCTAACTACTTACCTATGGAG GCATGCAAAATTGTCGAAGGTCAACGTTATACAAAAAGATTAAACGAGAAACAAATTACTTCTCTTTTGAAAGTTACTTGCCAGAGACCTCGCGATCGGGAAAACGACATTTTACAGACCGTTCAACATAATGCTTATGACCAAGATCCTTATGCAAAGGAATTTGGAATTAACATCAGTGAGAAACCAGCGTCTGTTGAAGCACGAATTCTTCCTGCCCCTTGG CTTAAATATCACGAAAGTGGGAAAGAAAAGAACTGTTTACCCCATGTTGGCCAGTGGAATATGATGAATAAG AAAATGATTAACGGAATGACTGTTAACCGGTGGGCTTGCATAAATTTCTCAAGGGGCTTGCAAGATAGTGTTGCTCGCACTTTTTGTAATGATCTCGCTCATATGTGTCAAATATCTGGCATG gaaTTTAATCTAGAGCCTGTTATCCCCATCTACAATGCCAAGCCTGAGCAAGTGGAGAAAGCTTTGAAGCATGTTTACCAAGTGTCGACAAACAAAACTAAAGGAAAAGAATTGGAGCTTTTGTTAGCAATATTGCCAGACAATAATGGTTCTCTTTATG GTGATCTCAAACGTATTTGCGAAACAGACCTTGGTATAATTTCACAGTGCTGTCTAACAAAGCATGTCTTCAAAATCAGCAAACAGTATCTGGCTAACGTGTCTCTTAAGATAAATGTGAAG ATGGGAGGTAGAAACACTGTTCTTCTAGATGCTGTTAGCTACAGAATACCATTAGTTAGCGACATACCGACCATAATTTTTGGAGCAGATGTTACGCATCCTGAAAACGGAGAAGACACTAGCCCCTCAATAGCAGCT GTTGTAGCATCCCAAGATTGGCCTGAAGTAACAAAATATGCTGGCTTAGTGTGTGCTCAAGCTCACAGACAGGAACTTATACAAGATTTATACAAAACATGGCATGACCCTGTTCGTGGCACTGTTAGTGGCGGCATGATAAG AGATTTACTGATTTCCTACAGAAAAGCAACGGGACAAAAGCCTCTACGAATCATATTTTACAG GGATGGTGTAAGTGAAGGACAGTTTTACCAAGTTTTACTCTATGAGTTGGATGCAATCCGGAAG GCATGTGCTTCCTTAGAACCAAACTATCAGCCTCCAGTAACTTTCATCATTGTACAAAAACGACACCATACTCGGTTATTTCCAAACAACCATAGGGACAGGAGTAGCACAGATAAGAGTGGAAATATATTGCCCG GGACTGTTGTCGACACCAAAATTTGTCATCCGACAGAGTTTGATTTTTATCTCTGCAGTCACGCCGGCATCCAG GGTACAAGTCGGCCAGCTCATTACCATGTCCTATGGGACGAAAACAATTTCACAGCAGATGGAATTCAATCTTTGACAAACAATCTTTGTTATACGTATGCTAGGTGCACACGATCCGTATCCATTG TTCCTCCAGCATATTATGCTCATTTAGCAGCTTTTCGAGCAAGATTCTATATGGAACCAGAGATGCAAGAGAATGGCTCTACAGCGGATGGTGGCAATTCTAGCCATAGTTCCAAAGGAACAACAACAAGAGCAGCTGGAGAATGTGGTGTGAAGCCATTACCAGCTTTGAAAGATAATGTTAAGAGAGTGATGTTTTACTGTTAG